In the Bordetella genomosp. 10 genome, one interval contains:
- a CDS encoding GMC family oxidoreductase, giving the protein MTRSLPAVDVAIVGGGWTGSIIGKELAANGQKVVVLERGEPRWPSPDFQGPMVHDELKYTRRHALHQNAAQETYTFRNNTGQTALPMRRWTFAYPGTHMGGAGNHWSGAYYRFDEVEFQLRSHYTQKYGAKIFEEDITAQDWPVRYEELEPYYDRFDKLIGASGYAGNLNGQKQDGGNPFEPWRSQPYPNPPMKVPYAPALFGEAARKLGYHPYVQPSALCTRPYVNPEGLHMNACVYCGFCSNYGCEHFAKASPQVCILPVAMKLPNFEMRTRTHVLRVELDKDKKRATGVTYIDESGQEVFQPAELVFLCAFSINNIRLLLLSGIGKPYDPAKGEGVVGRNYTHQTTSGVGLFFDEKTPINPFMGAGAVAVTMDDFCSDNFDHGPHGFVGGAYIQIQVVSGTPIGNHPVPAGTPSWGAQWKQAVRRYYNHSIPITITGSALPTRGSYLDLDPTYKDAWGQPLLRITYDFPDNDIRMSQFVTEKGDEIGKAMRGVVKTEPAPRKRPYTAASYQSTHLTGGAAMGADPRTSVVNRYGQCWDVPNVFVTGASLFPQNSCYNPTGTVGALAYWLVDAIKRDYLKAPGPLVRV; this is encoded by the coding sequence ATGACCCGCAGCCTGCCCGCCGTGGACGTCGCCATCGTAGGAGGCGGCTGGACCGGCTCCATCATCGGCAAGGAACTGGCCGCCAACGGCCAGAAAGTCGTGGTGCTGGAACGGGGCGAACCCCGCTGGCCCTCGCCCGACTTCCAGGGCCCGATGGTGCATGACGAACTGAAATACACCCGCCGCCATGCCCTGCACCAGAACGCGGCCCAGGAAACCTACACCTTCCGCAACAACACCGGGCAGACCGCCTTGCCCATGCGGCGCTGGACCTTCGCCTATCCCGGCACGCACATGGGCGGGGCGGGCAATCACTGGTCGGGCGCCTACTACCGCTTCGACGAAGTCGAATTCCAGTTGCGCTCGCATTACACGCAGAAGTACGGCGCGAAGATTTTCGAGGAAGACATCACCGCGCAGGACTGGCCCGTGCGCTACGAGGAGCTGGAGCCCTATTACGACCGATTCGACAAGCTTATCGGCGCCTCCGGCTACGCCGGCAACCTGAACGGACAGAAGCAGGACGGCGGCAATCCCTTCGAGCCCTGGCGCTCCCAGCCCTATCCCAATCCACCCATGAAGGTGCCCTATGCGCCGGCGCTGTTCGGCGAAGCGGCGCGCAAGCTGGGCTACCACCCTTATGTGCAGCCGTCGGCGCTCTGTACGCGGCCCTACGTCAATCCGGAAGGCCTGCACATGAACGCCTGCGTCTACTGCGGCTTCTGTTCGAACTACGGCTGCGAGCATTTCGCCAAGGCCTCGCCGCAGGTCTGTATCCTGCCGGTGGCCATGAAGCTGCCGAACTTCGAGATGCGCACGCGCACCCACGTCCTGCGCGTGGAGCTGGACAAGGACAAGAAGCGCGCCACTGGCGTGACCTATATCGACGAGTCGGGCCAGGAGGTCTTCCAGCCCGCCGAACTGGTCTTCCTCTGCGCCTTCAGCATCAACAATATCCGCCTGCTGCTGTTGTCCGGGATCGGCAAGCCTTACGATCCGGCCAAGGGCGAAGGCGTGGTCGGCCGCAACTACACGCACCAGACGACCTCCGGCGTCGGGCTGTTCTTCGACGAGAAGACGCCCATCAACCCCTTCATGGGCGCGGGCGCGGTGGCCGTGACCATGGACGACTTCTGTAGCGACAACTTCGACCACGGGCCGCATGGCTTCGTGGGCGGCGCCTACATCCAGATCCAGGTGGTCAGCGGCACACCCATCGGCAACCATCCGGTGCCGGCGGGCACGCCGAGCTGGGGCGCGCAGTGGAAGCAGGCCGTGCGCCGCTACTACAACCATTCGATCCCCATCACGATCACCGGCTCGGCCCTGCCGACGCGCGGCAGCTACCTGGACCTGGACCCGACGTACAAGGACGCCTGGGGCCAGCCGCTGCTGCGCATCACGTACGACTTCCCGGACAACGACATCCGCATGTCGCAGTTCGTCACGGAGAAAGGCGACGAGATCGGCAAGGCCATGCGCGGCGTCGTCAAGACGGAGCCGGCGCCGCGCAAGCGGCCCTATACGGCGGCCAGCTACCAGTCCACGCACCTGACCGGCGGCGCCGCCATGGGCGCGGACCCGCGCACCAGCGTGGTCAACCGCTATGGCCAATGCTGGGACGTGCCCAACGTCTTCGTCACGGGCGCTTCCCTGTTTCCGCAGAACTCCTGCTACAACCCCACCGGCACCGTGGGCGCGCTCGCGTACTGGCTCGTCGACGCGATCAAGCGCGACTACCTGAAGGCGCCCGGCCCCCTGGTGCGAGTCTGA
- a CDS encoding amino acid ABC transporter substrate-binding protein, whose product MRKFLSTALAAGLLCVAGAAHAGTTFDNVKKKGFVQCGFAGIPGFSVLDSKGEWTGLDVDMCRAVAAAMFGDASKVKGNVLTAQAKFTALQSGEIDMLSRNTTLTLARDTTLGLIGVGVNFYDAQGVLVRKSLGAKSVKDLDGATICVQPGTTTELNLADYFRARNLTFKPLLVENYDENFRLLESGRCDAYTNDKSNTAANMRTRLAKPDEWEILPENLSKEPLGPMVRQGDEQWFNLVRWTLNVMLEAEEYGITSKNVDEMLKSTNPNVQRILGVTPGMGKNLGVDDKWAYNIIKQVGNYGESYDRAMGKDSPLKLERGLNRLWTEGGIMYGWPVR is encoded by the coding sequence ATGCGTAAGTTTCTGAGCACCGCCCTGGCGGCGGGCTTGCTGTGCGTCGCGGGCGCCGCCCATGCCGGCACGACCTTCGACAACGTGAAGAAGAAAGGCTTCGTGCAATGCGGTTTCGCCGGCATCCCGGGCTTTTCGGTGCTCGACAGCAAAGGGGAATGGACCGGCCTGGACGTGGACATGTGCCGCGCCGTCGCCGCGGCGATGTTCGGCGACGCCTCCAAGGTCAAGGGCAACGTGCTGACCGCGCAGGCCAAGTTCACCGCCCTGCAGTCCGGCGAAATCGACATGCTGTCGCGCAACACCACGCTCACCCTGGCGCGCGACACCACGCTGGGCCTGATCGGCGTCGGCGTGAACTTCTACGACGCGCAAGGCGTGCTGGTGCGCAAGTCGCTGGGCGCCAAGAGCGTCAAGGACCTGGACGGCGCCACCATCTGCGTGCAGCCCGGCACCACCACCGAGCTGAACCTGGCCGACTATTTCCGCGCCCGCAATCTCACCTTCAAGCCGCTCCTGGTCGAGAACTACGACGAGAACTTCCGCCTGCTGGAATCGGGCCGTTGCGACGCCTACACCAACGACAAGTCCAACACCGCCGCCAACATGCGCACCCGCCTGGCCAAGCCCGACGAGTGGGAGATCCTGCCGGAAAACCTGTCCAAGGAACCGCTGGGTCCGATGGTGCGCCAGGGGGACGAGCAATGGTTCAACCTCGTGCGCTGGACGCTGAACGTCATGCTCGAAGCCGAGGAGTACGGCATCACCTCGAAGAACGTCGACGAGATGCTCAAGAGCACCAACCCCAACGTCCAGCGCATCCTGGGCGTGACGCCGGGCATGGGCAAGAACCTGGGCGTGGACGACAAGTGGGCCTACAACATCATCAAACAGGTCGGCAACTACGGCGAAAGCTATGACCGCGCGATGGGCAAGGACAGCCCCCTGAAGCTGGAGCGCGGCCTGAACCGCCTGTGGACCGAGGGCGGCATCATGTACGGCTGGCCGGTGCGCTGA
- a CDS encoding chemotaxis protein CheB: protein MSNDDAQPPTKPSVIPSSLHFPVAGIGASAGGIEALKTFFENTPANPGMAFVVVLHLSPEHESVLDRILQTSTDMPVIQVTDSTHVKADHVYVIPPAASLEMNDSYLRVRPMKRRGHPVAIDRFFRTLAEVHKERAVGIVLTGGGSDGSVGLARIKERGGITMAQSPEDAMYDTMPRSAIATGAVDIILPVDELPGRLYAIARNMSRMHMPAPAGDPLEPEDQGASAETCDERNALRDILTLLRTRTGHDFKHYKKATVLRRIERRMQVTGLPDMPAYATRLHEDADETPKLLSDMLIGVTQFFRDTDAFEILERRVIPNLLGDGKDESPAPLRTWVAGCSSGEEAYSIAMLLCAHAETMETPPKIQVFATDIDESSLAIGRAGIYPGAVETDIPADKLQEFLTRDGANYRIKKQLRERVLFAPHNVLRDPPFSKLDLVCCRNLLIYLEREIQADVLRMFHFALKPGGYLFLGSSESADACENLFSVVDKRYRIYQAKNTASQHRPVPLLPLPASDRAPLAAAPTLATRGARVSFADIHQQALEQYAPPSVIVDHDSNIVHMSERAGRFLRHVGGEPSRNLTALVYPDLRMELRTALFQALHSRKSVEARRVAMNLGDRSAYINMVVRPFRHEATGGDFMLVIFDEVDAVMSINEGDDDAKVPSSVLSQLEAELQRTKEQLQLTMEQSETSTEELKASNEELQAINEELRSTTEELETGKEELQSVNEELITVNSELKSKVEETAKINDDLQNLIASSDIATVFVDRAMRIKWFTPRATNIFSVIANDAGRSLLDITHRLEYPGLARDAAAVFDSLRTIEREVRSTDNRWYLARLLPYRSAEHRIEGAVLTFIDVTDRRNAEARINAMAQSTKDFAIITMSEEGRITSWNTGAQLMFGYTEREALGRDLSIIFTQADIDAGIPTLELRRARENGYATDERWHRRKDGTRIFCVGGVNPIDDPVAPGFAKIARDITAQKQMEMDQVNRLESSRANNTLKDEFFAIMSHELKHPLNLIQLNAELLARTAEIRATPSAARAADAIRRAVHSQARIIEDLLDIARVQTGKLKLNKSVVSLTATVDSIVNVLQPTVAENRITLLKDYEFNNALYIDADPVRVEQIAWNLINNGIKFTQPGGSVTIGLGLDGHMARLVVTDTGEGIEPDFLPRLFEMYSQGRPQDGSQKRMGLGIGLAVVHQLVQAHQGRIHVDSEGKGKGAAFTVWLPLAAHVYGPAAQETSLEAAGQLQGVRILLVDDSLELLEAFGELLSMEGAHVQTAGSGALGQEALAEGDFDIVISDIGMPEMDGYAFIEAMRAMGHAMPAIALTGFGAKRDVDRAKSAGFAAHVGKPVPLDQMVSVVRRILNGDAPAQTEASAGRREAKRTGI, encoded by the coding sequence ATGTCAAACGACGATGCTCAGCCGCCGACCAAGCCGTCAGTGATTCCCAGCTCGCTCCATTTCCCGGTGGCGGGGATAGGCGCTTCGGCGGGTGGAATCGAGGCGCTGAAGACGTTCTTCGAGAACACGCCGGCCAACCCGGGCATGGCCTTCGTCGTCGTGCTGCACCTGTCGCCGGAACATGAAAGCGTGCTGGACCGCATCCTCCAGACGTCGACGGACATGCCCGTCATCCAGGTGACCGACAGCACCCACGTGAAGGCGGACCACGTATACGTCATCCCGCCGGCCGCCAGCCTGGAAATGAACGACAGCTACCTGCGCGTCAGGCCGATGAAACGGCGCGGGCACCCGGTGGCGATCGACCGGTTCTTCCGCACCCTCGCCGAGGTGCACAAGGAACGGGCGGTGGGCATCGTGCTGACGGGCGGCGGTTCGGACGGATCGGTGGGCCTGGCGCGCATCAAGGAGCGCGGCGGCATCACCATGGCGCAGTCGCCGGAAGACGCCATGTACGACACCATGCCGCGCAGCGCCATCGCCACCGGCGCGGTGGACATCATCCTGCCCGTCGACGAACTCCCCGGCCGGCTGTACGCGATCGCCAGGAACATGTCCCGCATGCACATGCCCGCGCCCGCCGGCGACCCGCTGGAGCCCGAGGACCAGGGCGCCAGCGCGGAGACCTGCGACGAGCGCAATGCGCTGCGGGACATCCTGACGCTGTTGCGCACCCGCACCGGCCACGATTTCAAGCACTACAAGAAGGCGACGGTGCTGCGCCGCATCGAGCGGCGCATGCAGGTCACCGGGCTGCCCGACATGCCGGCCTATGCGACGCGCCTGCACGAAGACGCCGACGAAACGCCGAAACTGCTCAGCGACATGCTCATCGGCGTCACGCAATTCTTCCGCGACACCGACGCCTTCGAGATCCTGGAAAGACGCGTCATCCCGAACCTGCTGGGCGATGGCAAGGACGAATCGCCCGCGCCGCTGCGCACCTGGGTCGCCGGCTGTTCCAGCGGGGAAGAAGCCTATTCGATCGCCATGCTGCTGTGCGCGCACGCGGAAACGATGGAGACGCCGCCGAAGATCCAGGTCTTCGCCACCGACATCGACGAATCCTCGCTCGCCATCGGCAGGGCGGGCATCTATCCCGGCGCGGTCGAAACCGACATTCCCGCGGACAAGCTGCAGGAATTCCTTACCCGCGACGGGGCGAACTACCGGATCAAGAAGCAGCTCCGCGAACGGGTGCTGTTCGCCCCCCACAACGTGCTGCGCGACCCGCCTTTCTCGAAGCTGGATCTGGTCTGCTGCCGCAACCTCCTCATCTACCTGGAGCGCGAAATCCAGGCGGACGTGCTGAGGATGTTCCACTTCGCCCTGAAACCGGGCGGCTACCTGTTCCTGGGCAGCTCCGAATCCGCCGACGCCTGCGAGAACCTGTTCTCCGTCGTCGACAAGCGCTACCGCATCTACCAGGCGAAGAACACGGCCTCGCAGCACCGGCCCGTTCCGCTGCTGCCCCTGCCCGCCTCCGACCGGGCGCCGCTGGCCGCCGCCCCGACGCTGGCCACGCGCGGCGCCCGCGTCTCCTTCGCCGACATCCACCAGCAGGCGCTGGAGCAGTACGCGCCGCCCAGCGTCATCGTCGACCACGACTCCAACATCGTCCACATGTCGGAACGGGCGGGCAGGTTCCTGCGCCACGTCGGCGGCGAGCCGTCCCGCAACCTGACGGCATTGGTCTATCCCGACCTGCGCATGGAATTGCGCACGGCCCTGTTCCAGGCGCTGCATTCGCGCAAGAGCGTCGAGGCGCGCCGCGTCGCGATGAACCTGGGCGATCGCAGCGCCTACATCAACATGGTGGTGCGCCCCTTCCGCCATGAAGCCACGGGCGGCGACTTCATGCTGGTCATCTTCGACGAAGTCGACGCCGTCATGAGCATCAACGAAGGCGACGACGACGCCAAGGTCCCCTCCAGCGTGCTGTCCCAGCTCGAGGCGGAACTGCAGCGCACCAAGGAGCAATTGCAGTTGACGATGGAACAGTCCGAGACGTCGACGGAGGAACTGAAGGCGTCCAACGAGGAACTGCAGGCCATCAACGAGGAACTGCGCTCCACCACCGAGGAACTGGAGACCGGCAAGGAGGAGTTGCAGTCCGTCAACGAAGAACTCATCACGGTCAATTCGGAGCTGAAAAGCAAGGTCGAGGAAACCGCCAAGATCAACGACGACCTGCAGAACCTGATCGCGTCCTCCGACATCGCCACGGTGTTCGTCGACCGCGCCATGCGCATCAAGTGGTTCACGCCGCGCGCCACCAACATCTTCAGCGTGATCGCCAACGACGCCGGGCGCTCGCTGCTGGACATCACGCACCGGCTGGAATATCCGGGCCTGGCGCGCGACGCGGCCGCGGTCTTCGACTCGCTGCGCACCATCGAGCGCGAGGTCCGCAGCACCGACAACCGCTGGTACCTGGCCCGGCTGCTGCCCTATCGCAGCGCGGAGCATCGCATCGAAGGCGCCGTGCTCACCTTCATCGACGTGACGGACCGCCGCAACGCCGAAGCGCGCATCAACGCGATGGCGCAGAGCACCAAGGACTTCGCCATCATCACGATGTCCGAAGAAGGCCGCATCACGAGCTGGAACACCGGCGCGCAACTGATGTTCGGCTACACGGAAAGGGAAGCGCTGGGCAGGGACCTGTCCATCATCTTCACGCAGGCGGACATCGATGCCGGCATTCCCACGCTGGAACTGCGGCGCGCGCGGGAAAACGGCTACGCCACCGACGAGCGCTGGCACCGGCGCAAGGACGGCACGCGCATCTTCTGCGTGGGCGGCGTCAATCCCATCGACGATCCCGTCGCCCCGGGTTTCGCCAAGATCGCGCGCGACATCACCGCGCAGAAGCAGATGGAGATGGACCAGGTGAACCGGCTGGAAAGCAGCCGCGCGAACAACACGTTGAAGGACGAGTTCTTCGCCATCATGTCGCACGAGCTGAAGCATCCGCTGAACCTGATCCAGTTGAACGCGGAACTGCTGGCGCGCACCGCGGAAATCCGCGCCACGCCCAGCGCGGCGCGCGCCGCCGACGCCATCCGGCGCGCGGTGCACAGCCAGGCGCGCATCATCGAGGACCTGCTCGACATCGCCCGCGTCCAGACCGGCAAGCTCAAGCTGAACAAATCCGTCGTCAGCCTGACGGCCACGGTGGACAGCATCGTCAACGTCCTGCAGCCGACCGTGGCCGAGAACCGGATCACGCTGCTCAAGGACTACGAGTTCAATAACGCGCTGTACATCGATGCCGATCCGGTGCGCGTCGAGCAGATCGCCTGGAACCTGATCAACAACGGCATCAAGTTCACGCAGCCGGGCGGCTCGGTCACGATAGGCCTGGGACTCGACGGCCACATGGCCCGCCTGGTCGTGACCGACACGGGCGAAGGCATCGAGCCGGATTTCCTGCCCCGCCTGTTCGAGATGTACAGCCAGGGCCGGCCGCAGGACGGTTCGCAGAAGCGCATGGGCCTGGGCATCGGCCTGGCGGTGGTGCACCAGTTGGTGCAGGCCCACCAGGGGCGGATACACGTGGATTCCGAAGGCAAGGGCAAGGGCGCGGCCTTCACCGTGTGGCTGCCCCTGGCGGCGCACGTCTATGGCCCGGCCGCGCAGGAAACCTCCCTGGAAGCCGCCGGCCAGTTGCAAGGCGTCCGCATCCTGCTGGTTGACGATTCGCTCGAATTGCTGGAAGCTTTTGGCGAGTTGCTGAGTATGGAGGGCGCCCACGTGCAAACCGCGGGCAGCGGCGCCCTCGGCCAGGAAGCCCTGGCCGAGGGCGACTTCGACATCGTGATTTCCGACATCGGCATGCCCGAGATGGACGGCTATGCCTTCATCGAGGCGATGCGCGCCATGGGGCACGCCATGCCGGCGATCGCGCTGACGGGGTTCGGCGCGAAAAGAGACGTCGACCGGGCGAAGTCCGCCGGCTTTGCCGCGCACGTGGGCAAGCCGGTCCCGCTGGACCAGATGGTGTCCGTCGTCCGGCGAATCCTGAATGGCGATGCGCCGGCGCAGACGGAGGCGTCGGCCGGCCGGCGTGAGGCGAAGCGTACCGGTATATGA
- a CDS encoding gluconate 2-dehydrogenase subunit 3 family protein → MKPDRPKPDHAVTRRQMLKTLGAGLPGATLMAFAPEAPAQAAAADTAAAPAAPAATTAAPTWKFFNADEAALMDAIAARLIPADDLGPGAKEAGVTVFIDGQLAGAWGAGDQFYRSGPFAAGTPQQGYQLSYTPAEMFRTGLARFRAAVHAEHGGKDFAALDPATQDALLTRMQAGQMDFSPLPAATFFAALLDATIEGFFSDPIYGGNRDMVGWKLVQFPGAYASYSNDIERHGVALVRAPVSIADGPRHAMDMPGMPDMHAPAPQSAPAAAAPASPTKEPR, encoded by the coding sequence ATGAAGCCCGATCGTCCCAAGCCTGATCATGCCGTTACCCGGCGTCAAATGCTCAAGACACTGGGCGCGGGCCTGCCGGGCGCGACGCTGATGGCCTTTGCGCCCGAGGCGCCGGCCCAGGCGGCAGCGGCCGACACCGCCGCAGCGCCCGCGGCGCCGGCCGCCACGACGGCCGCTCCCACCTGGAAATTCTTCAACGCCGACGAAGCCGCCCTGATGGACGCCATCGCGGCGCGCCTGATACCCGCCGACGACCTCGGCCCGGGCGCGAAGGAAGCCGGCGTCACCGTCTTCATCGACGGGCAGTTGGCCGGCGCCTGGGGCGCCGGCGATCAGTTCTACCGCAGCGGTCCCTTCGCGGCCGGCACGCCGCAACAGGGTTACCAACTGTCCTACACCCCGGCCGAAATGTTCCGCACCGGGCTGGCCCGCTTCCGCGCCGCCGTCCATGCCGAACACGGCGGCAAGGACTTCGCCGCCCTGGACCCGGCCACCCAGGACGCCCTGCTCACGCGCATGCAGGCCGGCCAGATGGACTTTTCGCCGCTGCCCGCGGCGACCTTCTTCGCCGCCCTGCTCGACGCCACCATCGAAGGGTTCTTCTCCGATCCCATCTACGGCGGCAACCGCGACATGGTGGGCTGGAAGCTGGTGCAGTTCCCGGGCGCCTACGCCAGCTACTCCAACGATATCGAACGCCATGGCGTGGCCCTGGTGCGCGCCCCGGTCTCGATCGCGGACGGCCCGCGCCACGCCATGGACATGCCCGGCATGCCGGACATGCACGCCCCCGCGCCGCAAAGCGCCCCGGCCGCCGCCGCGCCGGCTTCCCCGACCAAGGAGCCCCGATGA
- a CDS encoding VWA domain-containing protein — protein MQALLNHLPSIGFLWPRMLWLLAIVPVVALLFVLYERRRRRRAATRQATLKATGLAVQGVSGWRRHTPPVLMLLALTAFLFAVARPQAMMKLPSRIQTVVLAMDTSGSMRAQDIKPDRMHAAREAAKQFLADQPVGVSVGLVSVAGTASVAQRPTRKKDDVIAALDRLQPQRGTALGNGLIMALATLLPRGEIDVDGFMRASADNAAKSKGGKPQAGPRMDGSGPGARNGGNGAANRESGRFPANGAETGAAGAGGPVAPGSDRSVAIVLLSDGDNNTGPEAVEAARVAADHGVRVYTVGIGTPEGVVISVEGWSARVRLEEQALKQVADMTGAEYFQAQDAEGLKRVYRMLSARLAFDKTELVEISALFAALGALLAACAALLSLWWYGRVL, from the coding sequence ATGCAGGCTTTGCTGAACCATCTGCCCTCGATCGGTTTCCTCTGGCCCCGGATGCTGTGGCTGCTGGCGATCGTCCCCGTCGTGGCGCTGCTGTTCGTCCTCTACGAGCGGCGCCGCCGCCGGCGCGCGGCCACGCGGCAAGCGACGCTCAAGGCCACGGGACTGGCCGTGCAGGGCGTCTCCGGCTGGCGCCGCCATACTCCCCCTGTCCTGATGCTGCTGGCGCTGACGGCTTTCCTTTTCGCGGTGGCGCGTCCGCAGGCCATGATGAAGCTGCCCTCGCGCATCCAGACCGTGGTGCTGGCCATGGACACCTCGGGCAGCATGCGCGCGCAGGACATCAAGCCCGACCGCATGCATGCCGCGCGCGAGGCGGCCAAGCAGTTCCTGGCGGACCAGCCCGTGGGGGTCAGCGTGGGCCTGGTCTCGGTGGCGGGCACCGCGTCGGTGGCGCAACGGCCCACGCGCAAGAAGGACGACGTGATCGCCGCGCTGGACCGCTTGCAGCCGCAGCGCGGGACGGCGCTGGGCAATGGCCTGATCATGGCCCTGGCGACCTTGCTGCCCAGGGGGGAAATCGACGTCGACGGCTTCATGCGGGCATCGGCCGACAATGCCGCGAAGTCCAAGGGCGGGAAACCGCAGGCCGGGCCGCGCATGGACGGGAGCGGCCCGGGCGCGAGAAACGGTGGCAACGGGGCGGCCAACCGCGAAAGCGGGCGTTTTCCCGCCAACGGCGCGGAAACCGGCGCCGCCGGCGCGGGCGGACCGGTCGCCCCTGGCTCGGACCGGTCCGTCGCTATCGTGCTGCTCTCGGACGGCGACAACAATACCGGCCCGGAAGCGGTCGAGGCCGCCCGGGTCGCGGCCGACCATGGCGTGCGCGTCTACACCGTCGGCATCGGCACGCCCGAAGGGGTGGTGATTTCCGTGGAAGGCTGGTCGGCCCGCGTGCGGCTGGAGGAACAGGCCTTGAAGCAGGTGGCCGACATGACCGGCGCCGAATACTTCCAGGCGCAGGATGCCGAGGGCTTGAAGCGCGTGTACCGGATGCTCAGCGCCCGCCTGGCGTTCGACAAGACCGAACTGGTGGAGATCTCGGCCCTGTTCGCGGCCTTGGGCGCGCTGCTGGCGGCCTGCGCGGCGCTGTTGTCGCTGTGGTGGTACGGCAGGGTGCTGTAG
- a CDS encoding DUF58 domain-containing protein codes for MFGWRRVERRAAPPAEAAAAQAAGRSAPDGSASTQAGRADALLRRLEWTVIRRLDGLLQGDYRTLFRGFGLDFADLREYLPGDDVRYMDWNVTARLQVPQVREFQEDREIAAWFLLDLSGSVDFGSGEVRKRALSSDFTAVMGRLLTGHGNRVGGMLYNGVADAPPAVLPARSGRRHLLHMLDRLHGTAAAPRGETRLRALLDHARGVLKRRSLLFVVSDFISEPGWEAPLGMLSRHHEVIAVRLSDPLEMALPDAGLVVLEDAETGDQLLVDTHDAGFRERFSAAAAAREAALAQAFARCGVDCLALTTAQRLDLALLDFARRRKRR; via the coding sequence ATGTTCGGGTGGCGGCGAGTTGAGCGGCGCGCGGCGCCCCCCGCCGAGGCCGCCGCCGCGCAGGCGGCGGGCAGGTCCGCGCCGGACGGGTCCGCCTCGACCCAGGCCGGCCGGGCCGACGCCTTGCTGCGCAGGCTGGAATGGACGGTCATCCGCCGCCTGGACGGCCTGCTGCAAGGCGACTATCGCACCTTGTTCCGCGGCTTCGGCCTGGACTTCGCCGATCTGCGCGAATACCTGCCGGGCGACGACGTGCGCTACATGGACTGGAACGTCACGGCGCGGCTGCAAGTGCCGCAGGTGCGCGAGTTCCAGGAAGACAGGGAAATCGCCGCCTGGTTTCTGCTCGATCTCAGCGGCTCGGTGGACTTCGGCTCGGGCGAGGTGCGCAAGCGCGCCTTGTCGAGCGACTTCACCGCCGTCATGGGGCGCCTGCTGACGGGGCACGGCAACCGCGTGGGCGGCATGCTGTACAACGGCGTCGCCGACGCGCCGCCCGCCGTGCTGCCGGCGCGGTCCGGACGGCGGCACCTGCTGCACATGCTCGATCGCCTGCACGGCACGGCGGCCGCGCCGCGCGGCGAAACGCGATTGCGCGCGCTGCTGGACCACGCGCGCGGCGTGCTGAAGCGGCGGTCCCTGTTGTTCGTGGTGTCGGATTTCATCAGCGAGCCGGGCTGGGAAGCGCCGCTGGGCATGCTCAGCCGGCATCATGAAGTGATCGCGGTGCGGCTGTCGGATCCGCTGGAAATGGCCTTGCCGGACGCCGGCCTGGTGGTGCTGGAGGATGCGGAGACCGGCGACCAGTTGCTGGTCGATACGCACGATGCCGGTTTCCGCGAGCGCTTCAGCGCCGCGGCCGCGGCGCGCGAGGCGGCGCTGGCGCAGGCCTTCGCCCGTTGCGGCGTCGACTGCCTGGCCCTGACCACGGCGCAGCGGCTGGATCTCGCCTTGCTGGACTTTGCCCGCCGCCGCAAGCGGAGATGA
- a CDS encoding c-type cytochrome: MNANMAALTKGALSVIVVVGVGVAAIAALMHMSPDAGPRAGRGAPVAAGGGSGTAAAPGAQGNAPAAAGGAQPPAPTPAKVAVAPPRKATDFSPADEPWRHALETGTDTATAQSIANGGKSSAGLAGCSSCHGAQGVPAPGTTFPALAGSSPEYLAKQLMDYRSGARQNVIMASIAKGLDEGEIGSLARYYGSLPAPALPAPSTSGGRGQQLHDFGDNALALAACANCHGARGSGESPLLPRLAGQPTAYFTSQMDAFRNGSRANDDVGTMRAIAQRLTPADTAALAQYYAGAQ; this comes from the coding sequence ATGAACGCCAACATGGCCGCGCTGACCAAAGGCGCACTGTCCGTAATCGTGGTGGTGGGCGTGGGGGTGGCCGCCATCGCCGCGCTGATGCATATGTCGCCCGACGCGGGACCGCGGGCGGGACGCGGGGCTCCCGTCGCGGCGGGAGGTGGGTCCGGCACGGCCGCCGCGCCGGGCGCCCAGGGCAATGCGCCGGCCGCGGCGGGCGGCGCCCAGCCACCCGCTCCGACACCGGCCAAGGTCGCCGTCGCGCCGCCGCGCAAGGCCACCGACTTTTCCCCGGCGGACGAGCCCTGGCGCCATGCGCTGGAGACCGGCACCGACACCGCGACGGCGCAGTCCATCGCCAACGGCGGCAAGAGTTCGGCCGGGCTCGCCGGCTGTTCTTCCTGCCACGGCGCGCAAGGCGTCCCCGCCCCGGGGACGACCTTTCCCGCGCTGGCGGGATCTTCGCCCGAGTACCTGGCCAAGCAGCTCATGGACTATCGCAGCGGCGCGCGCCAGAACGTGATCATGGCCAGCATCGCGAAGGGGCTGGACGAGGGCGAGATAGGGTCGCTCGCGCGCTACTACGGCAGCCTGCCGGCGCCCGCGCTGCCCGCGCCGTCCACGTCGGGCGGACGCGGCCAGCAACTGCATGATTTCGGCGACAACGCCCTGGCCCTGGCGGCTTGCGCCAACTGCCACGGCGCGCGCGGGTCCGGCGAATCGCCCCTGCTGCCGCGCCTGGCGGGCCAGCCCACGGCCTATTTCACCAGCCAGATGGACGCCTTCCGCAACGGCAGCCGGGCCAACGACGACGTCGGCACGATGCGGGCCATCGCGCAACGGTTGACGCCGGCCGACACGGCGGCGCTGGCGCAATACTACGCCGGCGCGCAGTGA